The following proteins are encoded in a genomic region of Pseudomonas saponiphila:
- a CDS encoding site-specific integrase — translation MIDADEMVALIESCRREMKAMLPADEFASLSSKTRQDYRQLGRTLLQRARYAEGGAAEVMTATQRPTTFYKRVAALRYCLYAGLVEQLKSLHSALSARPVDRLQVMAIQAQLQQQRAFLREFETARQSGPTGERRKRASKRQALRGLPGDWREQLYQRAAKGKYADAILVAALTGCRPEELRRGVLIRRVNNPRNDMGEIRFEIDGAKVKAHQGQPQRLIAYGAHDPHPLLEALRIRLAGRRELLVCIDSPVNFTVEVRRLAHSLWPKHKHAITAYCLRHQWAADLKRHAAADSVSQGLGHASAKTRRHYGQANQASSRHALHPAAIEAERPVKPTTAKGPRHRAVSSTESTP, via the coding sequence ATGATCGACGCGGATGAGATGGTTGCGCTCATTGAGAGTTGCCGGCGCGAGATGAAAGCCATGCTTCCGGCCGATGAATTTGCCAGCTTGAGTAGCAAGACCAGGCAAGACTATCGCCAGCTCGGCCGAACGCTGTTGCAGCGTGCCCGCTACGCCGAAGGTGGGGCGGCCGAAGTCATGACGGCCACCCAGCGCCCGACAACCTTCTACAAACGCGTCGCAGCTCTTCGATACTGCCTGTACGCCGGTCTTGTCGAGCAGCTGAAAAGCCTGCATTCCGCGCTCTCTGCTCGACCTGTGGACAGGTTGCAAGTAATGGCCATCCAGGCCCAATTGCAACAACAGCGTGCATTTCTGCGCGAGTTCGAGACAGCCCGACAAAGCGGCCCTACCGGTGAGCGCCGCAAGCGTGCCAGCAAGCGGCAAGCCTTGCGCGGCCTCCCCGGCGACTGGCGCGAGCAACTGTATCAGCGCGCTGCGAAAGGCAAGTATGCCGATGCGATTCTGGTCGCTGCGCTGACCGGCTGCCGCCCGGAAGAACTGCGGCGCGGCGTGCTCATTCGCCGGGTGAACAATCCGCGCAACGACATGGGCGAGATCAGATTCGAGATCGATGGCGCCAAGGTCAAGGCGCATCAAGGCCAGCCGCAGCGCTTGATCGCCTATGGCGCACACGATCCCCATCCATTGCTGGAGGCTCTGCGCATCCGTCTAGCGGGGCGGCGGGAATTGCTCGTTTGCATTGACAGCCCGGTCAACTTTACCGTCGAAGTCCGTCGGCTAGCACACAGCCTCTGGCCGAAGCACAAGCACGCTATCACGGCTTACTGCCTGCGCCACCAATGGGCGGCCGACCTGAAACGGCACGCCGCTGCGGACTCAGTCAGCCAGGGGCTGGGACATGCCAGCGCCAAGACACGGCGACACTACGGGCAAGCCAATCAGGCCAGCAGTCGGCATGCACTGCATCCCGCTGCCATCGAGGCTGAGCGCCCTGTAAAACCGACTACCGCTAAGGGGCCGCGTCATCGAGCAGTCTCAAGCACGGAATCCACGCCCTGA
- a CDS encoding helix-turn-helix transcriptional regulator, producing the protein MQIIKTQDVCMKISVSRTTLWRLCQTEDFPKPVRLGPGGRSIGFFAHEIDAWLETQAAEREHAGCLARKREKS; encoded by the coding sequence ATGCAAATCATCAAGACGCAGGATGTCTGCATGAAGATCTCGGTCAGCCGGACAACCCTCTGGCGACTTTGCCAGACTGAAGATTTTCCGAAGCCAGTTCGGCTAGGCCCTGGCGGCCGTTCGATTGGCTTTTTTGCCCACGAGATCGACGCATGGCTTGAGACTCAGGCTGCGGAGCGTGAGCACGCTGGTTGTCTGGCTCGCAAGAGGGAGAAGTCATGA
- a CDS encoding tyrosine-type recombinase/integrase: MLTDAHCRNAKPREKLYRLNDQRGLYLEVKPNGVKAWRYRFTLDGKASMFALGEYPAVTLSEARERSEAARKLVKQGINPAQQRQLDRIRQASEAKNTFEIVAKEWLQTKDWEDVSKNRRLDMLERVVFPSIGNMPVREITPAHVLDILQKTVKRGAPTVAAEARRTMSAVFEFAVATLRADSDPVWPVRKALPANKTQHKPALSKEQIGKLLSDFANHRCSFQVSHCMQLMWWTLARPTEVAEAAWDEFDLEKAVWRIPAQRMKARKEHVVPLPRQAVEMLKGLHGITGNRKHLFPGRDDRNAPMSAASLRQAIKALGWSGTYSPHATRTSGSTRLNEMGYRPDAIEAQLAHADQNNVRRTYNHATYFDERRAMMQEWADRLDEWKEQAQA, translated from the coding sequence ATGCTTACCGACGCGCACTGCCGCAACGCCAAGCCCAGGGAAAAGCTCTACCGCTTGAATGACCAGCGCGGGCTCTACCTCGAAGTCAAGCCCAACGGAGTCAAGGCTTGGCGATACCGCTTCACACTGGATGGCAAGGCCAGCATGTTTGCGCTTGGCGAATACCCTGCTGTTACGCTCTCTGAAGCCAGGGAACGCAGCGAGGCCGCACGCAAACTGGTCAAGCAAGGCATCAATCCCGCCCAGCAAAGGCAGCTCGACCGCATCCGGCAAGCCAGCGAAGCAAAGAACACCTTCGAGATCGTCGCCAAGGAGTGGCTGCAGACAAAGGACTGGGAAGATGTCAGCAAGAACCGGCGTCTGGATATGCTGGAGCGCGTGGTGTTCCCCAGTATCGGCAATATGCCGGTTCGCGAAATAACGCCAGCCCATGTCCTGGACATCCTGCAGAAAACAGTAAAGCGTGGCGCGCCCACGGTCGCCGCCGAGGCGCGGCGCACCATGTCCGCCGTGTTCGAGTTCGCCGTCGCCACCCTGCGAGCCGACAGCGACCCGGTTTGGCCGGTACGCAAGGCGCTACCAGCAAACAAGACCCAGCACAAGCCGGCGCTGAGTAAAGAGCAGATCGGCAAACTGCTGAGCGACTTCGCAAACCACCGCTGCAGCTTTCAGGTAAGTCATTGCATGCAACTGATGTGGTGGACCCTGGCGCGACCGACCGAAGTGGCCGAGGCGGCCTGGGATGAGTTTGACCTTGAGAAGGCTGTTTGGCGTATCCCGGCGCAGCGCATGAAAGCACGCAAGGAGCACGTCGTACCTCTGCCACGACAGGCAGTGGAGATGCTCAAAGGACTGCATGGCATTACTGGCAACCGCAAGCACTTGTTTCCAGGCCGAGATGATCGCAACGCCCCAATGTCCGCCGCATCACTTCGCCAGGCGATCAAGGCTTTGGGGTGGAGCGGCACCTATAGCCCACACGCCACGCGGACCAGCGGCAGTACCCGTCTTAATGAGATGGGCTACCGCCCAGATGCCATCGAAGCCCAGCTTGCCCATGCTGACCAGAACAATGTGCGTCGTACCTACAACCACGCCACCTATTTCGATGAGCGTCGCGCCATGATGCAGGAATGGGCGGACAGATTGGACGAATGGAAAGAGCAAGCACAGGCATGA
- the ychF gene encoding redox-regulated ATPase YchF gives MGFNCGIVGLPNVGKSTLFNALTKSGIAAENFPFCTIEPNSGIVPMPDPRLDALAAIVVPERVLPTTMEFVDIAGLVAGASKGEGLGNKFLANIRETDAIAHVVRCFEDDNVIHVSNSVDPKRDIEIIDLELIFADLDSCEKQLQKVARNAKGGDKDAVAQKALLEQLIAHFTEGKPARSLMKDMSSDEKQIIRGFHLLTTKPVMYIANVAEDGFENNPLLDVVKAIAEEEGAVVVPVCNKIEAEIAELEDGEEKDMFLEALGLEEPGLNRVIRAGYEMLNLQTYFTAGVKEVRAWTVRVGATAPQAAAVIHTDFEKGFIRAEVIAYNDFIQFKGEAGAKEAGKWRLEGKEYIVKDGDVMHFRFNV, from the coding sequence ATGGGATTCAATTGCGGCATCGTCGGCCTGCCTAACGTCGGCAAGTCCACCCTGTTCAACGCCCTGACCAAATCCGGGATCGCGGCCGAGAACTTCCCCTTCTGCACCATCGAGCCCAACAGCGGCATCGTGCCGATGCCCGACCCGCGCCTGGACGCCCTGGCGGCGATCGTCGTGCCGGAGCGCGTGCTGCCGACCACCATGGAATTCGTCGACATCGCCGGCCTGGTGGCCGGTGCCTCGAAAGGTGAAGGCCTGGGCAACAAGTTCCTGGCCAACATCCGCGAAACCGACGCCATCGCCCACGTGGTCCGCTGCTTCGAAGACGACAACGTGATCCACGTGTCCAACAGCGTCGACCCCAAGCGCGACATCGAGATCATCGACCTCGAGCTGATCTTCGCCGACCTCGACAGCTGCGAGAAACAGCTGCAGAAAGTCGCCCGCAACGCCAAGGGCGGTGACAAGGATGCCGTGGCCCAGAAAGCCCTGCTGGAACAGCTGATCGCCCACTTCACCGAAGGCAAGCCGGCCCGCAGCCTGATGAAGGACATGAGCAGCGACGAGAAGCAGATCATCCGCGGCTTCCACCTGCTGACCACCAAGCCGGTGATGTACATCGCCAACGTTGCCGAAGACGGCTTCGAGAACAACCCGCTGCTGGACGTGGTCAAGGCCATCGCCGAAGAAGAAGGCGCCGTGGTGGTGCCGGTGTGCAACAAGATCGAAGCGGAAATCGCCGAGCTTGAAGACGGCGAAGAAAAGGACATGTTCCTCGAAGCCCTGGGCCTGGAAGAGCCTGGCCTGAACCGGGTGATCCGCGCGGGCTACGAAATGCTCAACCTGCAGACCTACTTCACCGCCGGGGTGAAGGAAGTTCGCGCCTGGACCGTGCGCGTCGGCGCCACCGCGCCACAAGCAGCCGCCGTGATCCACACCGACTTCGAAAAGGGCTTCATCCGCGCCGAAGTCATCGCCTACAACGACTTCATCCAGTTCAAGGGTGAAGCCGGTGCCAAGGAAGCCGGTAAATGGCGCCTGGAAGGCAAGGAATACATCGTCAAGGACGGCGACGTGATGCACTTCCGCTTCAACGTGTGA
- the pth gene encoding aminoacyl-tRNA hydrolase: MTAIKLIVGLGNPGAEYEQTRHNAGALFVERIAEKQGVNLVADRKYFGLTGRFSHQGQDIRLLIPTTYMNRSGQAVAALAGFFRIKPEEILVAHDELDLPPGTAKLKTGGGHGGHNGLRDIIAQLGNQNTFHRLRLGIGHPGVASMVSNFVLGRAPRAEQEKLDASIDFALGVLPDIFAGEWNRAMKNLHSQKA; the protein is encoded by the coding sequence GTGACTGCCATCAAACTGATCGTTGGCCTGGGTAATCCAGGCGCCGAATACGAACAGACCCGGCATAACGCAGGGGCCCTTTTTGTTGAGCGCATCGCCGAAAAACAAGGTGTGAACCTTGTCGCCGATCGCAAATATTTCGGCCTGACCGGGCGCTTCAGTCACCAGGGTCAGGACATTCGTCTGTTGATTCCCACCACCTACATGAACCGCAGCGGCCAGGCCGTGGCGGCTCTTGCTGGCTTCTTCCGCATCAAGCCGGAAGAAATCCTGGTGGCCCACGACGAACTCGACTTGCCACCAGGCACAGCCAAACTCAAGACCGGCGGCGGGCATGGCGGGCACAACGGACTGCGGGACATCATCGCGCAGCTCGGCAATCAGAATACCTTTCACCGCCTGCGGCTCGGCATCGGCCACCCAGGTGTTGCCAGTATGGTTTCAAACTTTGTCCTGGGTCGTGCGCCACGCGCCGAACAGGAAAAACTCGATGCCAGCATCGATTTTGCCCTCGGCGTGCTGCCGGATATCTTCGCCGGTGAATGGAACCGCGCGATGAAAAACCTGCACAGCCAGAAGGCCTGA
- a CDS encoding 50S ribosomal protein L25/general stress protein Ctc, which produces MNDFTLNAEVRSDLGKGASRRLRRLASLVPAVVYGGDKAPESISMLAKEIAKLLENEAAYSHIIELNVGGTKQNVVIKALQRHPAKGHVLHADFVRVVAGQKLTAMVPVHLINEAAPIKKGGEIFRATTEIEVSCLPKDLPEFIEVDMTETDIGTVIHLSNLTAPKGVEFVALAHGNDLAVANVYAPRVASEKEEGAAE; this is translated from the coding sequence ATGAACGATTTTACTCTGAATGCTGAAGTGCGTTCCGACCTGGGGAAAGGTGCGAGCCGCCGCCTGCGTCGTCTCGCAAGCCTGGTTCCAGCTGTAGTTTACGGTGGCGACAAAGCCCCTGAATCCATCAGCATGCTGGCCAAGGAAATCGCCAAGCTGCTGGAAAACGAAGCTGCCTACAGCCACATCATCGAACTGAACGTTGGTGGCACCAAGCAGAACGTCGTGATCAAGGCCCTGCAACGTCACCCAGCCAAAGGCCACGTACTGCACGCTGACTTCGTTCGCGTAGTTGCCGGTCAGAAACTGACCGCCATGGTTCCAGTACACCTGATCAACGAAGCGGCACCGATCAAGAAAGGCGGCGAAATCTTCCGCGCTACCACCGAGATCGAAGTTTCCTGCCTGCCGAAAGACCTGCCTGAGTTCATCGAAGTCGACATGACCGAGACTGACATCGGCACCGTGATCCACCTGTCCAACCTCACCGCTCCTAAAGGCGTTGAGTTTGTAGCTCTGGCACACGGCAACGACCTGGCAGTAGCCAACGTCTACGCACCACGTGTTGCTTCTGAGAAAGAAGAAGGCGCAGCAGAGTAA
- a CDS encoding ribose-phosphate pyrophosphokinase, translating into MSKMMVFTGNANPDLARRVVRQLHIPLGDISVGKFSDGEITAEINENVRGKDVFIIQPTCAPTNDNLMELVVMADAFRRSSATRITAVIPYFGYARQDRRPRSARVAISAKVVADMLTVVGIDRVLTVDLHADQIQGFFDIPVDNIYGSPVLVDDIEDQRFENLMIVSPDIGGVVRARAVAKSLGVDLGIIDKRREKANHSEVMHIIGDVEGRTCILVDDMVDTAGTLCHAAKALKEHGAAKVFAYCTHPVLSGRAIENIENSVLDELVVTNTIPLSAAAQACARIRQLDIAPVVAEAVRRISNEESISAMFR; encoded by the coding sequence GTGTCCAAGATGATGGTCTTTACGGGGAACGCTAACCCCGATCTGGCTCGGCGTGTAGTACGTCAGCTGCATATCCCTCTCGGTGACATCTCTGTTGGAAAATTCTCCGACGGCGAAATTACTGCCGAGATCAATGAAAATGTCCGCGGTAAAGACGTCTTCATTATTCAGCCGACTTGCGCTCCGACCAACGATAACCTGATGGAACTCGTCGTGATGGCTGATGCCTTCCGCCGCTCCTCAGCGACTCGTATCACTGCTGTTATTCCTTACTTTGGTTATGCCCGTCAGGATCGCCGTCCGCGTTCCGCACGTGTGGCTATCAGCGCGAAAGTCGTCGCTGACATGCTTACCGTAGTCGGCATCGACCGTGTTCTCACGGTTGATCTGCATGCTGACCAGATTCAGGGCTTCTTCGATATTCCGGTAGATAACATCTACGGCTCCCCGGTTCTGGTGGATGACATCGAAGACCAGCGTTTCGAAAACCTGATGATCGTGTCCCCGGACATTGGCGGCGTCGTGCGTGCACGTGCCGTGGCCAAGTCCCTGGGCGTTGATCTCGGGATCATCGACAAGCGTCGTGAGAAAGCCAATCACTCCGAAGTGATGCATATCATCGGCGACGTCGAAGGACGCACCTGCATTCTGGTCGATGACATGGTCGATACCGCCGGCACCCTGTGCCACGCGGCCAAGGCCCTGAAAGAGCATGGCGCAGCCAAGGTCTTTGCCTACTGCACACACCCTGTGCTGTCGGGTCGGGCCATCGAGAACATTGAAAATTCCGTGCTGGACGAACTGGTGGTGACCAACACCATCCCGCTGTCCGCTGCAGCACAAGCCTGTGCGCGTATCCGCCAACTGGATATCGCACCGGTAGTTGCCGAAGCGGTTCGCCGTATCAGCAACGAAGAATCGATCAGCGCGATGTTCCGCTAG
- the ispE gene encoding 4-(cytidine 5'-diphospho)-2-C-methyl-D-erythritol kinase, protein MEKLTLPSPAKLNLMLHILGRREDGYHELQTLFQFLDYGDEITFALRDDGVIRLHTDFPGVPHDSNLIVKAAKKLQEQSGCALGIDIWIDKILPMGGGIGGGSSNAATTLLGLNHLWQLGWDEDRLAALGLTLGADVPVFVRGRAAFAEGVGEKLTPEYPEEPWYLVLVPQVSVSTAEIFSDPLLTRDTPPIKVRPVPKGNSRNDCLPVVARRYPEVRNALNLLGKFTEAKLTGTGSCVFGGFPSKAEADKVSALLTETLTGFVAKGSNVSMLHRKLQGLL, encoded by the coding sequence ATGGAAAAACTGACCCTGCCGTCCCCGGCCAAGCTCAATCTGATGCTGCACATCCTCGGTCGTCGTGAAGACGGGTATCACGAGTTGCAGACCCTGTTCCAGTTCCTCGACTACGGCGATGAAATCACCTTCGCCCTGCGTGACGACGGTGTCATTCGCCTGCATACCGACTTCCCGGGGGTGCCTCACGACAGCAACCTGATCGTCAAGGCGGCCAAGAAGCTGCAGGAACAATCCGGTTGCGCCCTGGGCATCGATATCTGGATCGACAAGATCCTGCCCATGGGTGGCGGCATCGGCGGCGGCAGTTCCAACGCGGCCACGACCCTGCTGGGACTGAATCATCTCTGGCAACTGGGCTGGGATGAAGACCGCCTGGCGGCACTGGGATTGACCCTGGGAGCCGACGTTCCGGTTTTCGTACGCGGCCGTGCAGCGTTCGCTGAAGGTGTAGGGGAAAAACTCACCCCTGAATATCCCGAAGAACCCTGGTATCTGGTACTGGTCCCGCAAGTGTCTGTAAGTACAGCAGAAATTTTTTCAGATCCGCTGTTGACACGTGACACTCCGCCCATTAAAGTGCGCCCCGTTCCCAAGGGAAACAGCAGAAATGACTGCCTTCCGGTAGTCGCAAGGCGTTATCCAGAAGTACGTAACGCATTGAATTTGTTAGGTAAATTTACCGAAGCAAAACTGACTGGAACTGGAAGTTGTGTGTTTGGGGGCTTCCCAAGCAAAGCTGAAGCTGATAAAGTCTCGGCCCTTCTTACAGAGACCCTTACAGGGTTTGTAGCAAAAGGAAGCAACGTTTCGATGTTGCATCGCAAGCTGCAAGGTCTGCTCTAA
- the lolB gene encoding lipoprotein insertase outer membrane protein LolB has translation MFLRHFIVFSFIALLAGCAGFGARESVQGQGNPAQWRLHKDQLTGLDGWQINGKIGIRAPKDSGSGTLFWLQRQDYYDIRLSGPLGRGAARLTGRPGQVSLEVANQGRYEATSPETLLEEQLGWKLPVSHLAWWVRGLPAPDSKSRLTLDGDSHLASLEQDGWQVEYSSYSEQNGYWLPERIKLHGSDLDVTLVIKEWQPRKLGQ, from the coding sequence ATGTTTTTGCGCCACTTCATTGTTTTCAGCTTCATCGCCCTGCTGGCAGGCTGCGCCGGCTTTGGCGCCCGTGAGTCGGTCCAGGGCCAAGGCAACCCCGCCCAATGGCGCCTGCACAAGGATCAGTTGACAGGCCTCGATGGCTGGCAGATCAACGGCAAGATCGGCATTCGCGCGCCCAAGGATTCCGGTAGCGGCACGCTGTTCTGGCTGCAACGCCAGGATTACTACGACATCCGCCTGTCCGGCCCGCTGGGTCGCGGCGCGGCTCGCCTGACCGGGCGCCCCGGCCAGGTCAGCCTGGAAGTGGCCAACCAGGGCCGCTATGAAGCCACCAGCCCGGAAACCCTGCTTGAAGAACAGCTAGGCTGGAAACTGCCGGTTTCCCACCTGGCCTGGTGGGTTCGCGGCCTGCCCGCCCCGGACAGCAAGAGCCGCCTGACCCTGGACGGCGACAGCCACCTGGCCAGCCTGGAACAAGATGGCTGGCAAGTGGAATACAGCAGCTATTCCGAGCAGAACGGCTACTGGCTGCCCGAACGCATCAAACTGCATGGCAGCGACCTTGACGTCACACTGGTGATCAAGGAATGGCAGCCGCGTAAGCTGGGGCAGTGA
- a CDS encoding tetratricopeptide repeat protein has translation MNRSSALLLAFVFLSGCQSLATVSSDATSPVEDSTPAPEKPKVYSSFSEDTIFSLLSAELAGQRNRFDIALDNYVTQAINTQDPGISERAFRIAEYLGADQAALDTSLIWAKNAPDDLEAQRAAAIQLARAGRYDDSLLYMEKVLQGKGDTHFDFLALSAADTDQDTRNGLMKSFDRLLQKHPRNSQLIFGKALLMQQDGDAKDALTLLEQNPPEDGEVAPLLLRARLLQSLNRGKEALPLLEKSIRKYPDDKRLRLTYARMLVEQDRMEDAKTQFSSLVQQYPEDDELRYSLALVCLEAKAWEEAKGYLEDLIARESHEDSAHLNLGRIAEELNDPQGALIEYAQVGPGNDYLPAQLRQADILMSNGRTDEAQKRLVAARDAQPDYAIQLYLVEVETLSANNQGDRAWKAIQQALQQYPDDVNLLYTRAMQAEKRNDLAQLEKDLRLIIQREPDNAMALNALGYTLSDRTTRYAEAKVLIEQAHQLTPDDPAVMDSLGWVNFRLGNLDEAERLLRQALERFPDQEVAAHLGEVLWNNGKQREAKQIWSKFIKGQPDSPVLRDTIKRLTGSETL, from the coding sequence ATGAATAGATCCTCCGCGTTGCTCCTCGCCTTTGTCTTCCTCAGCGGTTGCCAGTCACTGGCCACCGTTTCATCGGACGCTACGTCGCCGGTGGAAGACAGTACCCCCGCCCCTGAAAAGCCCAAGGTTTATTCCTCGTTCAGTGAAGACACCATCTTCAGCCTGCTGAGCGCTGAGCTGGCGGGTCAGCGCAATCGTTTCGACATTGCCCTGGACAACTACGTGACCCAGGCCATCAACACCCAGGATCCGGGGATTTCCGAGCGAGCCTTTCGCATCGCCGAATACCTGGGCGCCGATCAGGCGGCCTTGGACACGTCGCTGATCTGGGCCAAGAACGCCCCCGACGACCTGGAAGCGCAACGGGCTGCCGCCATCCAGCTGGCCCGCGCCGGTCGTTATGACGACTCCTTGCTTTATATGGAGAAGGTCCTGCAGGGCAAGGGCGATACCCATTTCGACTTCCTGGCGCTGTCGGCTGCCGACACCGACCAGGACACCCGCAACGGCCTGATGAAAAGCTTCGACCGGCTGTTGCAGAAACACCCGCGCAACAGCCAGCTGATCTTCGGCAAGGCCCTGCTGATGCAACAGGACGGCGACGCCAAGGATGCCCTGACTCTGCTGGAGCAGAACCCGCCGGAAGACGGCGAAGTCGCGCCACTGCTGCTGCGTGCCCGCCTGCTGCAAAGCCTGAACCGCGGCAAGGAGGCCCTGCCCCTGCTGGAAAAAAGCATCCGCAAGTACCCGGACGACAAGCGCCTGCGCCTGACTTATGCCCGCATGCTGGTGGAGCAGGACCGCATGGAAGACGCCAAGACTCAGTTCTCCAGCCTGGTCCAGCAGTATCCGGAAGATGACGAACTGCGTTATTCCCTGGCCCTGGTGTGCCTGGAGGCCAAGGCCTGGGAAGAGGCCAAGGGCTACCTGGAAGACCTGATTGCCCGGGAAAGCCACGAGGACTCCGCCCACCTGAACCTGGGACGGATCGCCGAAGAGCTGAACGATCCGCAAGGGGCGCTGATCGAGTACGCCCAGGTCGGCCCGGGCAACGACTACCTGCCGGCACAACTGCGCCAGGCCGATATCCTGATGAGCAACGGTCGTACCGACGAAGCGCAGAAGCGCTTGGTAGCCGCCCGCGATGCCCAGCCCGACTACGCCATCCAGCTGTACCTGGTCGAAGTCGAAACCCTGTCGGCGAACAATCAGGGGGACCGTGCCTGGAAAGCCATCCAGCAAGCCCTGCAGCAATATCCCGATGACGTGAACCTGCTCTACACCCGCGCCATGCAGGCGGAAAAACGCAATGACCTGGCGCAACTGGAAAAAGATCTGCGCCTGATCATCCAGCGCGAGCCGGACAACGCCATGGCCTTGAACGCCCTGGGCTACACCTTGTCGGACCGCACCACTCGCTACGCCGAGGCCAAGGTGCTGATCGAACAGGCTCACCAATTGACCCCGGACGACCCGGCGGTCATGGACAGCCTGGGCTGGGTCAACTTCCGTTTGGGCAACCTCGACGAGGCCGAGCGCCTGCTGCGCCAGGCCTTGGAACGCTTTCCCGACCAGGAAGTCGCCGCGCATCTGGGCGAAGTACTGTGGAACAACGGCAAGCAGCGCGAGGCCAAGCAGATCTGGAGCAAGTTCATCAAGGGCCAGCCCGATAGCCCTGTCCTGCGCGACACCATCAAACGCCTGACCGGATCAGAGACTCTTTAA
- the hemA gene encoding glutamyl-tRNA reductase, producing the protein MAFLALGINHKTASVDVRERVAFTPEQLVEALQQLCRLTDSREAAILSTCNRSELYVEQDHLSADVVLRWLADYHHLSLDELRASAYVHEDDAAVRHMMRVASGLDSLVLGEPQILGQMKSAYAVAREAGTVGPLLGRLFQATFSAAKQVRTDTAIGENPVSVAFAAVSLAKQIFSDLQRSQALLIGAGETITLVARHLHDLGVKRIVVANRTLERASLLAEQFGAHAVLLSDIPQELVHSDIVISSTASQLPILGKGAVESALKLRKHKPIFMVDIAVPRDIEPEVGELDDVYLYTVDDLHEVVAENLKSRQGAAQAAEELVNIGAEDFMVRLRELAAVDVLKAYRQQSERLRDEELQKALRLLNNGSSAEDVLAQLARGLTNKLLHAPSVQLKKLSAEGRLDALAMAQELFALGEGSSDKTP; encoded by the coding sequence ATGGCCTTCCTTGCACTCGGTATTAACCACAAGACTGCTTCTGTAGACGTCCGCGAGCGCGTGGCCTTTACCCCTGAGCAGTTGGTTGAGGCCTTGCAGCAGCTCTGCCGACTCACCGACAGCCGCGAAGCTGCGATCCTCTCCACCTGCAATCGCAGTGAGCTCTATGTAGAACAGGATCATCTTTCTGCGGATGTGGTGCTGCGCTGGCTGGCGGACTATCACCACCTGAGCCTAGACGAGCTGCGCGCCAGTGCCTACGTACATGAGGACGATGCGGCAGTTCGTCACATGATGCGGGTGGCCTCGGGGCTCGATTCGCTGGTGTTGGGCGAGCCGCAGATCCTCGGTCAGATGAAGTCCGCCTACGCCGTGGCCCGCGAGGCCGGCACTGTCGGTCCGCTGCTGGGGCGGCTGTTCCAAGCCACCTTCAGCGCCGCCAAGCAGGTGCGAACCGATACTGCCATTGGTGAGAACCCGGTGTCCGTGGCCTTTGCCGCGGTAAGCCTGGCGAAACAGATTTTCAGCGACCTGCAGCGCAGCCAGGCGTTACTGATCGGCGCGGGCGAGACCATTACCCTGGTGGCCCGGCACCTGCACGACCTGGGGGTCAAGCGCATCGTAGTCGCCAACCGCACCCTGGAGCGCGCCAGTCTCCTGGCGGAGCAGTTCGGCGCCCACGCGGTGCTGCTATCGGACATTCCCCAGGAGCTGGTGCACAGCGATATCGTCATCAGTTCCACCGCCAGCCAGTTGCCGATCCTTGGCAAGGGCGCAGTGGAAAGCGCGCTGAAGCTGCGCAAGCACAAGCCGATTTTCATGGTGGATATCGCCGTTCCCCGGGATATCGAGCCTGAAGTCGGCGAGTTGGACGACGTTTACCTCTACACCGTCGATGACCTGCACGAAGTGGTCGCGGAAAACCTCAAGAGCCGTCAGGGCGCGGCCCAGGCCGCCGAGGAGCTGGTGAACATCGGCGCCGAGGATTTCATGGTGCGCCTGCGGGAGTTGGCGGCGGTTGACGTGCTCAAGGCCTATCGTCAACAGAGCGAGCGGCTGCGTGACGAAGAACTGCAGAAAGCCCTGCGCCTGCTGAACAATGGCTCCAGCGCCGAGGACGTACTGGCCCAACTGGCCCGCGGCCTGACCAACAAGTTGCTGCACGCGCCGAGCGTGCAGTTGAAAAAGCTTTCCGCCGAAGGTCGCCTCGATGCGCTGGCCATGGCTCAAGAACTCTTTGCCCTCGGTGAGGGCTCATCGGATAAAACCCCGTAA